The Dendropsophus ebraccatus isolate aDenEbr1 chromosome 3, aDenEbr1.pat, whole genome shotgun sequence genome includes a region encoding these proteins:
- the LOC138785782 gene encoding thioredoxin-like: MSMIEIHEEQELQEVLRKSGPKLVVVAFSSGNCGPCRLTTPHLESLCTQMPDIVFAKVDVRKSDEFVEKYEITGVPAFCFFRNRKMVDKFQGGNVDFLNCKIHELRFKV, encoded by the exons CAAGAGCTTCAGGAAGTATTGAGGAAATCAGGACCTAAGCTTGTAGTTGTTGCTTTTAGCTCTGGAAACTGTGGACCATGTAGATTAACAACCCCCCATTTAGAG tcattgTGCACTCAGATGCCTGACATTGTGTTTGCTAAAGTCGATGTCCGTAAATCAGAC GAGTTTGTAGAGAAATATGAGATCACTGGAGTGCCAGCATTTTGTTTCTTCAGAAACAGGAAAATG GTGGATAAATTCCAAGGTGGAAATGTTGACTTCCTAAATTGCAAAATTCATGAGCTAAGGTTCAAGGTCTAA